The Watersipora subatra chromosome 1, tzWatSuba1.1, whole genome shotgun sequence genome has a window encoding:
- the LOC137385427 gene encoding glycogen synthase kinase-3 beta-like has translation MKNSKSSDGSSSKVTTVVATPGPGPDQPIEVSYTDAKVIGNGSFGVVYQARLTENSQHVAIKKVLQDKRFKNRELQIMRKLEHVNIVKLLYFFYSSGDKKDEVYLNLVLEYVPETVYKVTRHYSKAKQTIPMLFIKLYIYQLFRSLAYIHAHGVCHRDIKPQNLLLDPESGVLKLCDFGSAKMLVRGEPNVSYICSRYYRAPELIFGATDYTCQIDIWSGGCVLAEVLLGQPIFPGDTGVDQLVEIIKVLGTPTREQIREMNPNYTEFKFPQIKAHPWAKVFRPRTPPEAVDLACKLLDYTPNSRYSPLQACSHSFFDELREPNGKLPNGRPFPPLFNFTSEELAVEKSLNDKLIPAHLRQGSTTVNGAEAV, from the exons ATGAAAAACTCAA AATCATCAGATGGTAGCAGCAGCAAAGTAACGACTGTGGTAGCAACGCCAGGCCCAGGGCCGGACCAGCCTATAGAAGTTTCTTATACAGATGCCAAGGTTATAGGAAATGGCAGTTTTGGTGTTGTATATCAGGCTAGACTTACAGAAAACTCTCAACATGTTGCTATTAAAAAAGTTCTCCAGGACAAAAGATTTAAG AACCGTGAGCTGCAGATAATGAGAAAACTGGAACATGTTAACATTGTCAAGCTTTTATATTTCTTCTACTCGAGTGGTGATAAA AAAGATGAAGTTTATCTCAATCTAGTCCTAGAGTATGTTCCAGAGACAGTATATAAAGTGACTAGACACTATAGCAAAGCCAAGCAAACTATCCCAATGTTGTTTATAAAA CTCTACATTTACCAGCTGTTTCGAAGCTTAGCGTACATACACGCTCATGGTGTGTGCCACAGGGATATTAAGCCACAGAATCTTTTGCTCGATCCCGAATCAGGTGTACTAAAGTTGTGTGACTTTGGAAG TGCAAAGATGTTAGTCAGAGGAGAGCCTAACGTTTCCTACATCTGTTCGCGCTACTATCGAGCACCGGAGCTAATATTTGGAGCAACAGACTACACTTGTCAAATAG ACATTTGGTCAGGAGGCTGCGTGCTCGCGGAAGTATTGCTCGGTCAGCCAATCTTTCCAGGCGATACAGGAGTAGACCAGCTTGTCGAAATAATCAAAGTTCTCGGCACTCCCACTCGAGAGCAGATTCGAGAGATGAACCCTAATTATACCGAATTTAAATTTCCTCAGATCAAAGCGCATCCGTGGGCAAAG GTATTTCGACCCCGAACGCCACCGGAGGCAGTAGATTTAGCCTGTAAACTTTTGGATTACACTCCAAATTCTAGATATAGCCCGCTGCAGGCTTGCTCGCATAGTTTCTTTGATGAACTCAGGGAGCCTAATGGAAAACTTCCAAATGGTAGACCATTCCCTCCCCTGTTCAACTTCACATCTGAAG AGCTAGCTGTGGAGAAGAGCCTCAATGACAAGTTGATACCAGCACATCTACGACAAGGTTCAACAACAGTCAATGGGGCTGAGGCTGTATAG
- the LOC137385580 gene encoding nucleolar protein 10-like has translation MQVSLPNNIKIYNLSAGRSLPEWLAEKKKRKLQQQDVDIRRRIELLQDFSMPHVSNLVKVTADNKYVITAGTYKPRLRVYDTSEMSLKYEKVMDSHAIQLVCLEEDYSKVVILQDDRYLEFHHKYGKLFRTRIPKFGRDLSYHFPSCDLYIAAFGDEVYRLNLEQGKFLNSIKCSSNEVTCCEFNPDHQLFTCGTGHGQIECWDPRTRFRVGLLDCALATYQESTIETVPKITSLKYKDGLNLGVGTSSGQILLYDIRSKKPYLVKDHNYELPIKVIRFQEKEDIVLSMDKRIVKMWDRTTGKAFTHIEPEDTSLNDLCVMPDTGLLFIANEAPKILSYYVPSLGPAPKWCSFLDNITEELEETYTPQVYDDYKFVTRAELEEMNLSQLIGSSLLKAYMHGFFMDIRLYQKAKGVSEPFAYNDYKKKKIRQKIEEERVDRVKPKYKLPSVNKDLARKLIEGDQNAGLLKDERFSSLFANPDFAIDKESREYKMLHHNVTRMEEKAQKKKGKLVDKFLEVDEKNTQVASKTSVKKKKDTELKKPRFFELKEGDSLADLSSKQVKQKKAKVPLEDRIARLESKSETIQHNSAFGAKEMTFIPSSDDKVKKRKQEQDQHRKERSKIRRSAQRITKHKIAPMWKPS, from the exons TGGCTCgcagaaaaaaagaaaagaaaattgCAACAACAAGATGTTG ATATTCGCAGACGTATTGAACTACTACAGGACTTCTCCATGCCACATGTCAGCAATTTAGTAAAGGTTACAGCTGACAATAAGTATGTTATCACTGCCGGCACGTACAAGCCTAGACTGCGGGTGTACGACACCAGCGAGATGTCTCTCAAGTATGAGAAGGTCATGGATTCACATGCGATCCAACTCGTCTGTTTAGAGGAAGACTATTCGAAG GTTGTCATATTGCAAGATGACCGATACTTAGAGTTTCATCACAAATATGGCAAGCTATTTCGAACAAGAATTCCCAAGTTTGGACGAGATTTATCATATCACTTTCCTTCGTGTGACCTTTACATCGCAGCATTTGG AGATGAGGTCTACCGTCTGAATTTGGAACAGGGCAAATTTTTGAATTCAATTAAATGTAGCTCCAA TGAAGTAACCTGTTGCGAGTTCAACCCGGACCATCAGCTGTTCACATGTGGAACAGGACAC GGTCAGATTGAATGCTGGGATCCGCGAACAAGATTTAGAGTTGGTTTGTTAGACTGTGCTCTTGCCACCTATCAAGAGTCAACCAT AGAAACCGTGCCAAAGATCACTTCTCTAAAATACAAAGATGGACTAAACTTAGGTGTTGGCACAAGTTCTGGTCAG ATACTGCTTTATGATATTCGTTCTAAGAAACCCTACTTGGTCAAGGATCACAACTATGAGCTACCGATTAAGGTCATTAGGTTCCAGGAAAAAGAAGACATAGTTCTTTCCATGGATAAAAGAATCGTTAAGATGTGGGACCGTACGACG GGGAAGGCTTTTACTCATATAGAGCCAGAGGATACAAGCTTAAATGACCTCTGTGTTATGCCTGATACAGGTctgcttttcatagctaatgaagCGCCCAAGATTCTCTCTTACTATGTGCCG AGCCTCGGACCAGCTCCCAAGTGGTGCTCTTTCCTAGACAACATCACAGAAGAACTGGAAGAGACATATACTCCACAAG TGTACGATGATTATAAGTTTGTGACGAGAGCTGAGTTGGAGGAGATGAATCTGAGCCAGCTGATAGGCTCAAGCTTGCTGAAAGCGTACATGCACGGCTTCTTTATGGATATCCGTCTGTATCAAAAG GCAAAGGGTGTTAGCGAGCCATTTGCCTACAATGATTACAAGAAAAAGAAGATTCGACAGAAGATTGAAGAAGAGAGGGTAGACAGAGTGAAACCAAAATATAAACTTCCTTCGGTGAACAAGGACTTAGCCAGGAAGCTTATCGAGGGTGACCAG AATGCAGGTTTGCTGAAGGATGAAAGATTTTCATCACTGTTTGCCAACCCAGACTTCGCAATAGACAAGGAGAGCAGAGAATACAAAATGTTGCATCATAATGTGACCCGCATGGAAGAGAAAGCTCAGAAGAAGAAAGGAAAATTAGTTGATAAGTTCTTAGAGGTGGATGAGAAAAATACACAAGTGGCTTCGAAAACCTCAGTG aaaaagaaaaaagatacAGAATTGAAAAAGCCGAGATTTTTTGAACTAAAAGAAGGGGACTCCCTGGCAGACCTCTCTAGCAAACAGGTCAAGCAGAAGAAAGCGAA AGTGCCTTTGGAGGACAGGATAGCCAGACTGGAGTCTAAGAGCGAAACCATCCAACATAACTCGGCGTTCGGGGCTAAGGAAATGACATTCATCCCTTCAAGC GATGACAAAGTAAAGAAACGAAAACAAGAGCAGGACCAGCATAGGAAGGAGAGGTCAAAAATAAGACGATCAGCTCAAAGAATAACTAAACACAAGATAGCACCCATGTGGAAACCGAGCTAG